CTCAAACTCTCTACGAAGGACTTCGAAGTAGGGCAATACGCCCAGTTGGCTATATTGAACTTCTGGGTTTCCTAAGTGCGCCTCAAAGTCCTTTCGAATGAAGTCGGTTAGAATCAATTGTCTCAAGTCGCTGCCTAATGTTTCGTATTCTGCCTTAAAAATATCTCTGACGGCATTCAATTTTCCAAGAGATTGGTTCAATAGCTGGTCTATTTTTTTATTGCGACATAACTGTACTTGTTTGCGGTCGATTAACCCCAGAGATTTCAATTCACTCTTTAACTCTTTCAGGTCTTCTTCGGATAAATCATACCAATGTGGTACATCAAACAACATTCCTTGTAAGAGGATTTCAAACCACGCCAAGTCAAACATCGGAAGGCGGCTTGCCCCTAGTAATTGTTGAAACTGTTTCGGGAACTCGATTCCTTTATGACGTAGAAAAATCAGTGTAGCCGAGAGATACTTCGGTTCGTTTAAGAGTTCATCTTCCGAAATGGTTCCATCGAGCGCACGGCTAGTTCTCACCGCCTCGCAAAACATCGAATCAGAGGATAGATTTTTCAAAAAGGCTCTCTTCTGCGTAGAAAACTGATCGAGTTGATTCTCTTCTTCCTTCGTTGGGAAAGAGAAATACACATAGTCCTGGTGCGGACACAAACTGCCCTCTTTGACGAGTTCTGGGACGGTAATTTCTTCATCGATTTCTCCACACATGGCCACATAACGCTCCCACAGTGCAGGCTCTCCTTCATATGGAGGTGTTGCCGTTAGCGAAATCACCTTCATATCCGCAAAGGATTTACGGAAGGTTTCTAGACTCTTCCACCATTCATTTCGCAAATGATGACACTCATCGAGGCACAATGTTCCAAGATTTTCTTCCTTAAAGAGCTTAATAATATCCACGTCTTTAAAATCAAAATGCTCGTTTTCGACGACATCATCCGTATCCTCAACTTCCGTGTCGCCTTCCAAACGGTTGATGGCACTGTGCAACGCTTGATACGTCGCAACGGTGATCATCTTTGGCTGTTTGAGATTTTGCGAAATCATTTCATCGGCTAGAAGCTCATCATCCAGAAATGCCTCACGAATACGGTCAACCCATTGCTGACGAATCGTCACGGTCGGCACTAAAATGAGCGCAGGATTACTGTTTCGACGGATAAATTCAATTCCTAGCGTCGTTTTCCCAGAACCTGGGGCCGCCACTAAGTGAATATGACCATCCGCCATAATCGTCTCACTTTTTTCTAAAATGCGCTTTTGATACTCTCTCCACTCGCCTTTAAAAGATAAGTGTTCTAACACCTAACCCCTCCTTTACTCATTCATTATACCATCAGATTTCTTCTTTTAATTCGATTTTGATGACACTGTCCACTTCATCAGGTAACGGATAGGTGTAAGCCCCAATTTCTCCATATTGTGCAAAGCAAATGTCTTGAAAAGCTAAAGTAGTCCAACTGTTAGAAATCCTTACTTCGCTACCATCATGGACAAAACTCAACCGTTCAATCTGCTCTTTATCGATTCCTGTTAACGCAATCGGACCAATAGGTTGTTCAAACACATGGGCATACAACATTTTCCCTTTCTTTGTATAATAACCCCATTCCGGTTTTGGCAGATTCACTAATTCTCCTTCGTAGATAGATTCTCCATTACTCTTCATCCACTGTCCAATTTCCTGCAAAATTTCTATGCTTTCTCTTGGGAATTTCCCTTTAGCGTCTGGTCCTACATTTAAAATCATATTTCCGCCCTTGCTGACACATTCCACCAATTTACGAATAAGAACTTTAGAGCTTTTAAAGAGTTTGTCAGACGGATTATACGCCCAGTGATTATTCATCGTAAGACACAATTCCCAAGGTAACAACTCTCCCTTATCATTCCGAATCCCTTCATGAGGTACAATTTGTTCAGGACTAACAAAATCTCCAGAATAAGAATGAATCTCCTCTGTAGCAATGCTTCCAAATCCTTCCCCGGAAGTCTCTAATCGATTATCTATCACTACATCCGGTTGATGTTTGCGAACCAGTTCTATTAATTCACTTGCCTTCCATTTTTCTCCAAACATTTCCCCATACGAAAAATCAAACCAAAGAATATCAAGTTTCCCATATTTGGTAACTAGTTCCTCGACTTGGTGATGCATCAATTCTAAATACCGATCAAAATTGATTTGCTCATTCTGATACTGCTTATTTCCTCTCATGGGATGGTGGCGATCTTCATATTTAGGATAATCTGAATGATACCAGTCTAAGAGGCTGAAATAGAGTCCCACTCGCAGTCCTTCTGCACGAACAGCCTCTACAAATTCCTTTACCAAATCTCGTCCAAAAGCGGTATTGGTAATCTTATAATCCGTGTACGCTGAATCGAATAAGCAAAAACCGTCATGATGTTTCGCAGTTAACACAACATATTTCATCCCTGCCTCTTTTGCAGCTTTTGCCCACTTCCTTGCATTGAATTCAGTAGGATTAAAGGCTTCAAAATAGGGTTGATAGTCCTCAATCGTCATTTTTTCATTATTACGGATCCATTCTCCTCTTCCAGGAATGGCATACAGTCCAAAATGAATAAACATTCCAAATCGAGCCTGTCTAAACCACTTTGTTCTCTCTAAAATAACCTCTAGTGAATTTTCCATCTTCATCCGCTCCTTTATTCTATTGCCCCAATACTATGCCTTCATTCTAGCACTCTTCCTCTTTTAAAAACATCCCTAATTTTGGTGAACACATCAAATTTCTTCTCGTTATTTGAAAATAAAAAAGGACTCATTCTATGAGCCCTTCTCTACAATCTAAAAAAATGAATTTTATTCATCCATTTGTATTTTTTGATAGTCTTTGGAGACTTTCATTAAAGTCTCATATACTTCACGAAGTTCTTCCTTTAATCCTTCGTCCGTCAAATACGATTGCACTTTTGCAATCACTTCTTTTTCACGACTGGCATCGAAAATGGCCATCCCATTTTCCTTTTTAATTCGAGCAACATCCATAACGACTTGCATTCGTCTTTCAAAAAGAGAGACGATTTCGCGGTCGATGGTATCAATTTCTGCACGTTGATTGTCTAACATCTAAAACCTCCTAAATTCCAAAAAAGACTCCTAATGGATAGCCGATAACAACGGCACTAATCGCACTAAGCAAGAATAAAACTCCCCCATAAAGAAATGTATCTTTTGCGTTCGTCCATCCAGAACCTACCGAAATGGCCACATAAGGCATTGATGGTGGTGTCATAAACGCTAGGCTCGCCATGAATCCAATCAGACAGGCAATCGTTCCAGCTTGAACTTCAATAGATCCTGTAGCGTAAACAGTCGTTAACACGGTTGTTACAACCGAAACGGTGACTAAATTAGAAGAGACATTTGTTTGAAAACCTGCCCACAATACAAAGATAATCACAACCAATAATGGCGAAAGGGTCGCAAATAGAGGTACTAATGAGCTTTCGAGTAAGCTAATCACCCCAAATTCAGGTTTCGTAATTAAGGTTCCCATACTCAATGTTGCCCCTACTAAGAACATGCTTGGCCAATAGACCCCCTTTTGTAGGCCTTCTTGAATGGAGAGGAGTGGTTTCCCTTCAAATGATAGAATCGCTAAAAGAATTACTCCAACCATCGGAGGAAATGCCATTCCAGCGCCTTTTAAGAAAGTAGCCACGTCAGGTAGTAGTCCTCCGATTAGTTCTGGAAGAACCCATAGAAGAACAACACTCATAAAAATAAGGACCGTTGCTTTCTCACGTCTATTTTTCGGTGGTAAATTTTCTAGCGAGGTCATTTGTTTCATTTCTACTTGGGACAAATCCACTCGCCAAATAGTTCTAAGAACAACTCCCATCGCGATAAAGAGCACGAGTCCGGCTGGAATTCCAATCATCATATATTGCGCGTTGGAAATCGCAATTCCCGTTGCCGTCTTATAGAGTGCCATCGCCGTTACTGAAAAGACGTGATTGATTGGTGTCATCGCAGTTCCGATGGCAATTGTCGAAAATAGAACAATTAATAAAATGGAAGCTTTTCTATCTCCTTTTTTAAATCCTAACAGAGCCATCATCTCTTCATAAATTGGAAAAACAATCATAAAGAGAATCGTCGGGGAAATAAAGAGACTAATAAATAAGACACTTGTATAGAATGCTCCGATAAAATGCCAAGGTGTTTTTCCTGCAAATGAACTTCCCAAGGCCTTTGCGACAAATCTTCGAAGAGCTGGAGTTTGCTCCAAAGCATAGGTCATTAAAAATGTAAATAATAGAAAGACAAAAGTCGTATTTCCAAACGACAGATTAAAAATCTGTCCATAATTTACTCCTGGAAGCATCCCGATTCCTAATAGTACATAGCAGAGAACGCTTGGCCAATCCGTTGCGACAAAGAGCCAAAGCAGAAGACTGCTAAAGAAGATGGACAGAACGGAAACGGTCGGTGCTGCTAGTCCAAATAATGTTCCTTGTGTAATGGTTAAATAACCGCTAATGGCTATTAAAAGACTACTAATTGCAATAATGAATTGCTGCGGTTTCGTCCATTTTTTTCCTTTCATTGTTTCACCTCATTCTTATCTATCCTACCTCATTTTAAATCAGATTGCTATTGAAACTAGGAATAAACTTTGGAATCCGATATCACTTTTCTTCTATATTATATAGGAAAATTATTCCCAAAATAAAAAAGCCAGGGCAGTCCCTGGCTCTTGTTTAATGTTCAAATTTTAATGCTTTTGCAAGACGTTTATATAGGAATAATGCAAGAATACTATTGAGCCCAAATTTAATGATATTAAATGGCAATAATGCAAACGTCATTAATGAAGCTAAGTCTGTTACATAAGGGTTTAGTGCATGAGCTGCAGCGACAATTTTTTCCATTGGAAAATTCATAGCAGTCGCATATAAAGGAAACATCACAAAATAATTTGCTGTTAATAAGACAACTGTAGCGGCAATCGTCCCAACGATTAAACTCATAATCGCCGTTTTAAAATTGCGATTTCGTTGATACAAAATGACTGCTGGTAACATAAAACTTAAACTTCCTATTAAGTTCACCGTTTCCCCAATTCCATATGTCATCGACCCATTATAGACAAAATTCAATAAGATCTTGATAATGGCGATAAAACTTCCATAAACTGGACCTAAAATATAGCCTCCCAACAATACCGGTAAGTCTGAAAAATCCAACTTCACAAACGTTGGAATAAACGGTACGTTAAAAGATAGAAACATTAAAACGGTACTGATGGCACCAAAAACACCTACTAGAACAATTTTTTTAGTCGCTGCTCCTGTCGACTTTTTTACATCTGTACTCATCGTACATCCTCCTTCTTAGGGCGAAGGAAATTGCACTTTTCACCCAATCCCAATAAAAAAAGCAGTATTGAAATGGACCTTTCAATACTGCTCGTCAAATAGACTCGTTGAAATAGTGCCATTTTCTCACATCTAGACTATACTATCGGTTCTGGAATCACACCAGATCATGCCAAGCGGCTCGTGGACTATACCACCGGTCAGGAATTTCACCTTGCCCCGAAAATGTTATTTATGTTTGTATTGTAGCACCATGTAGCCACTTAGGCAATCTCTCTGCCTCAAAAAGGTGAATTTATGCTGTTTCTCTAATAAAAAACTTGGATTACATCCACTGCAATCCAAGTTTCTATTCGACTATTTTACTGCTGTAAGGGTTAAGAATTTTCTGTTTTAGCGAGTCTAAACACTGTTATATCAACGTTTATGAGGTTCGTCCTTCAAAAGGTATAGCGAAAGGTAAAGTAGTTAATGAGTTAATTCAGCAATCTTATCTAAATAAATGCTGACTGCTTCTAGCTTTCTTTGAGGTGCTAACTCTGCGTAAATATCCATAGTAGTTGAAATTGACTTATACCCCGTTCTGACTTGGAGTTCTTTCCATTTATGCCTGCATTAAGCAACATTGAAGCATGAGTGTGTCGAAACAAATAAAAACCCTAATCTGGTAATCCTAAACTTGCTAGTCTTTTCTTCAAATTCAACTTGGCTAACTTGACCTGCATTATCTATGTCGCTTTGCTTTAAATTATACTTTGTCTTAAACATTTAATACGAGTAGGTATTTCTTATAGTAATTTTCATCAAAAAATTTTATAGATAAGCTCCCTATATTCATGGATAAGTAGTAAAAATAGTTGTTATCCTAGTTGATTAAAAAAATCTCTGACTTCCTGATCTTTTATAAAATAATATATAATTTTCCCCTCTCTTCTAGTGCCCAAGATGTTTTGATTGGCTAGTTTACGAAGATGGTGGGAGGCAGATGCTATACTGAGATTTAGTAAAAGAGCTATATCGCAGACACAGAGTTCTTCAACAGCAAGGAGATAAAATATGATATTTATCTGTTTATTATCGGTAAACTTTGATAAAATGCGAAGTGATTTTTGGACTTTTTCCTTTTCAAGGTAGTTCGTTGCGGTTGTAACATTTTGTTGATTTATAACATTCACTTGGCAGATACTATCTTTTTTCATAATATTTTCTCCTAGCTTAACACAGTCCATAGCATGTCAAAAATGTTGTTTTCAATCAGGATATGTATCCCCAGTCCTAAATAAACACTGGCAATAAACCATCTGCTATATTTTTCCAAAAATTCTCCAACAGAAGGGACTTGTGCCAATTTTTGGGCAGAAAAAACCAAGAGATAAATCATGACTAGAAAGGTAAGTAAAGTTACTATCAAATTCGCTAAATTTAAGGTAGTAAAATATGGGACAAAAACACCAATATTGTCAGCACCACAACTTGCAAAAGTAATCATAGCAACTAGAAAAATCAGGTTTTTATTATCTTTGCGCAAACCATCTTTTGCAATAGCTTCTCCATCAGAATCTCCTAAAAGCAAAACTTTGAGGCCTAGGAAAATTGGAATCAAACCGAGCAAACCTAAAATCTCTTTACTAGGAATATAATTTAAGACAAATGCAAAAAGCAAACTTAGCAATATTAGACTAACAGAGCCTAGAAATTGTCCTAAATAGATGTTAATGATGTCTTTTCTGCTTTTTCTTTTGGCAAAAAATAACATTAGGATAATAAGTAAGTCTACGGCTGTCCCAGAATACAGGATTATTGAAGTAACAACATTTTGAATCATAAAGCACCTCATTCAAATATATTTTTGAATGAATTCTAACATTAAACTTTATAGATGTCAATTTAAAATCCACCAAAATATAGATAAGAAGTTAGGGTCCCAAATATTTAAAAACCCTGCCATCGAAATGATAGCAGGGCTTAACTTCAATATCCAGATGATATATTTATCTAAAAAAGGTTAGAGTTTTTATTGATTTGTAGTGCGATATAATGAGTTTCAAAAAATCAAAAATCGCTTAAAATCAATATTTTGACATCTATTGACGTGTACTGAAAACCTTACTTAACCTCTTTAAATCCTTCTTCTAAAATCTTTTTTTTGGATTCTTCGAAACTGTAACAATCATTTTTCTTCACCAAAGCTGAATGAACACTGCTATAGAGTGCTGGTGCTTTCGAACGACTCTCTTCATCATCATATTTGAACTTCTTAAGGTCAACCTCAACCGTAAATGATATTTCCTTATCACTATCCGATTGAGTGACTTTAATTCCATCAATTCCATCCATTTCTTTTACGATTTTCTCACGTTGTCTACGTGCCTTTTCTTCGTACTCCTTGTTCTTAGAAATATCATAGCTGATGTTAAAAGTTAGTGAGGAAACCGAATCTTTTTCCTGGTCGTACATGTACGTTACTTTTTGCTTAGAAATAGAAACTTCTAAGGCAAATTCCGCTTTACTTTCAGAACGGCATCCTAATAAAACAAAAAATGCTCCTAATAATACAATCGATAATTTAATTATTTTCTTCATTTTATACTCCTTTATTGCGACTTATTGTTATCATAGAAAATCTAGTGTAGGATGTCAAATTATACTTGAAGTGTATTGGGCCAAATTGTGCAAACAAAAACCGCCTCCTTTTTCAGGAGACGGTTATTTTATTTCTTATTAGAAACGGATGTAAGTTGCGCGAGCTGCAACGCTTGCTGAAATTGTACGGTAAGAGATTACGTTTAATCCTTGTACGTTCATTTCAGAGATGTATAATGAACCATCTGCATTAACTGCTTCTACGAATGCTACGTGTCCGTAAGTTGGGTCAGCACCCGCTAAACCTTGTTGGAATACGATTGCTGAACCAGCTGATGGTGAGTTAGATACTGAGTATCCATAGCTACGAGCATATGCTGGCCATTCAGCCGCGTTACCCATCATGCTGTGTCCGATTGGTGTTCCAACTTGTGCCATACGGTTGAATACGTAGTAAGTACATTGTCCGAAGTATCCACCGTTTAAAGCTGCACGGTAACTTGGGTCAACTGCTGGGAATCCTCCGCCAGTTGTGTAAGTGTAGCTAGAAGATTGTTTTGTTGCTGCAGGAGCCGCTGTTGCTTGTGCTGCTGGAGCTGCTGCTGTTTGAGCTTGAGTATTTGAAGCTGCAGGAGCTGGAGTTGAAGTTGCTGCTGCAACTGTTTCAGCTGCTTTTGCTGCTTCGGCTGCTAAAGCTTGACGAGATGCTTCTGCAATACGTGCTGCTTCAGCTTCTGCTTTTGCTTTTTCTTCAGCTAAACGTTTTTGGAAAGCTTCTTTTTCTGCTACTAATCCATCACGTTTTGAGATTTCAGCTAATTCTTCTTGAGATAAGTTTGCTAATAAAACTTTATTTTTGTCAAAAGTTTCATTTAATTTTGTTTGTAAGCCTTGTAATTCTTCCTCAGCTTTTTGTTGTTCAGCTAATTTAGCTTGTTGTTGCTCTTCTTTAGCTTCTACTTGTTTCTTATCTTCTGCTTGTTGTTGCATTAAATCACGGTTAGCACCGATTAAATCCATAACAACACCGATACGGTTAACGATATCTGATAAGTTTTCTGCATTTAATAAGAAGTCAACATATGAACGAGCTCCGTTTGTTTGTACAGCACGAGCTTGTTCTTCTAAACGTTCGTTACGTTCAGCAATTACTTTTTCTAATTTAGAAATTTCTGATTTTAATGAGTCGATTGCTGCTTGAGCTTCAGCTTTTTGAGCTTGAGTAGCATCAATCTTAGTTTGTACTCCTGATAATTCAGATACTAATGAATCAATTGTTGCATTAACTGCAGCTTTTTTATCATTGATATTTGCAATTGTTGAATTAGCTGAGTTAATTTGTGAGTCAAAGTCTTGCGCACTAACATTTGGTGCTAAAGCTCCTAATGTTAATACTGTTCCTGTTACTAATACTGTTAATAAACGCTTCTTCAAGTGAGTCCCTCCAATAGTTCCAATAAAAAATCAATTATATATTTCGAAGTAGCCGATTTGGCTTAAATAAAACTTAACTTGGTACTATAATACCATAGGACTTTA
This Granulicatella adiacens ATCC 49175 DNA region includes the following protein-coding sequences:
- a CDS encoding alpha-L-fucosidase; amino-acid sequence: MENSLEVILERTKWFRQARFGMFIHFGLYAIPGRGEWIRNNEKMTIEDYQPYFEAFNPTEFNARKWAKAAKEAGMKYVVLTAKHHDGFCLFDSAYTDYKITNTAFGRDLVKEFVEAVRAEGLRVGLYFSLLDWYHSDYPKYEDRHHPMRGNKQYQNEQINFDRYLELMHHQVEELVTKYGKLDILWFDFSYGEMFGEKWKASELIELVRKHQPDVVIDNRLETSGEGFGSIATEEIHSYSGDFVSPEQIVPHEGIRNDKGELLPWELCLTMNNHWAYNPSDKLFKSSKVLIRKLVECVSKGGNMILNVGPDAKGKFPRESIEILQEIGQWMKSNGESIYEGELVNLPKPEWGYYTKKGKMLYAHVFEQPIGPIALTGIDKEQIERLSFVHDGSEVRISNSWTTLAFQDICFAQYGEIGAYTYPLPDEVDSVIKIELKEEI
- a CDS encoding chorismate mutase, coding for MLDNQRAEIDTIDREIVSLFERRMQVVMDVARIKKENGMAIFDASREKEVIAKVQSYLTDEGLKEELREVYETLMKVSKDYQKIQMDE
- a CDS encoding SLC13 family permease produces the protein MKGKKWTKPQQFIIAISSLLIAISGYLTITQGTLFGLAAPTVSVLSIFFSSLLLWLFVATDWPSVLCYVLLGIGMLPGVNYGQIFNLSFGNTTFVFLLFTFLMTYALEQTPALRRFVAKALGSSFAGKTPWHFIGAFYTSVLFISLFISPTILFMIVFPIYEEMMALLGFKKGDRKASILLIVLFSTIAIGTAMTPINHVFSVTAMALYKTATGIAISNAQYMMIGIPAGLVLFIAMGVVLRTIWRVDLSQVEMKQMTSLENLPPKNRREKATVLIFMSVVLLWVLPELIGGLLPDVATFLKGAGMAFPPMVGVILLAILSFEGKPLLSIQEGLQKGVYWPSMFLVGATLSMGTLITKPEFGVISLLESSLVPLFATLSPLLVVIIFVLWAGFQTNVSSNLVTVSVVTTVLTTVYATGSIEVQAGTIACLIGFMASLAFMTPPSMPYVAISVGSGWTNAKDTFLYGGVLFLLSAISAVVIGYPLGVFFGI
- a CDS encoding ECF transporter S component, with protein sequence MSTDVKKSTGAATKKIVLVGVFGAISTVLMFLSFNVPFIPTFVKLDFSDLPVLLGGYILGPVYGSFIAIIKILLNFVYNGSMTYGIGETVNLIGSLSFMLPAVILYQRNRNFKTAIMSLIVGTIAATVVLLTANYFVMFPLYATAMNFPMEKIVAAAHALNPYVTDLASLMTFALLPFNIIKFGLNSILALFLYKRLAKALKFEH
- the cadX gene encoding Cd(II)/Zn(II)-sensing metalloregulatory transcriptional regulator CadX — encoded protein: MKKDSICQVNVINQQNVTTATNYLEKEKVQKSLRILSKFTDNKQINIIFYLLAVEELCVCDIALLLNLSIASASHHLRKLANQNILGTRREGKIIYYFIKDQEVRDFFNQLG
- a CDS encoding CadD family cadmium resistance transporter, with amino-acid sequence MIQNVVTSIILYSGTAVDLLIILMLFFAKRKSRKDIINIYLGQFLGSVSLILLSLLFAFVLNYIPSKEILGLLGLIPIFLGLKVLLLGDSDGEAIAKDGLRKDNKNLIFLVAMITFASCGADNIGVFVPYFTTLNLANLIVTLLTFLVMIYLLVFSAQKLAQVPSVGEFLEKYSRWFIASVYLGLGIHILIENNIFDMLWTVLS
- a CDS encoding CHAP domain-containing protein; amino-acid sequence: MKKRLLTVLVTGTVLTLGALAPNVSAQDFDSQINSANSTIANINDKKAAVNATIDSLVSELSGVQTKIDATQAQKAEAQAAIDSLKSEISKLEKVIAERNERLEEQARAVQTNGARSYVDFLLNAENLSDIVNRIGVVMDLIGANRDLMQQQAEDKKQVEAKEEQQQAKLAEQQKAEEELQGLQTKLNETFDKNKVLLANLSQEELAEISKRDGLVAEKEAFQKRLAEEKAKAEAEAARIAEASRQALAAEAAKAAETVAAATSTPAPAASNTQAQTAAAPAAQATAAPAATKQSSSYTYTTGGGFPAVDPSYRAALNGGYFGQCTYYVFNRMAQVGTPIGHSMMGNAAEWPAYARSYGYSVSNSPSAGSAIVFQQGLAGADPTYGHVAFVEAVNADGSLYISEMNVQGLNVISYRTISASVAARATYIRF